In the genome of Buchnera aphidicola (Artemisaphis artemisicola), one region contains:
- the rpsT gene encoding 30S ribosomal protein S20: MANIKASKKDAIASEKRRKKNSSRRSMIRTFIKRVRIAIISGDKKIAQEAFKKMQPIVDSHVSKGLIHKNKAARYKSNLSLKINKISSN; encoded by the coding sequence TTGGCTAATATTAAAGCTTCTAAAAAAGATGCTATTGCATCTGAAAAACGTCGAAAAAAGAATTCTAGTCGTCGCTCAATGATTCGAACGTTTATAAAAAGGGTACGAATAGCTATTATATCTGGTGATAAAAAAATAGCACAAGAAGCATTTAAAAAAATGCAACCAATTGTTGATAGCCATGTAAGTAAAGGTTTAATACATAAAAATAAAGCTGCACGTTATAAATCTAATTTATCTTTAAAAATTAATAAAATATCTAGCAATTAG
- the carA gene encoding glutamine-hydrolyzing carbamoyl-phosphate synthase small subunit, whose translation MSQSAVLVLEDGTRFHGRAIGAKGMTVGEVVFNTSITGYQEIITDPSYSHQIVTLTYPHIGNVGTNSNDEESSKIHVKGLIIRDLSPIASNYRNKKSFSLYLKDNNIVAISDIDTRKLTRILRSKGSQNGCIIEDSKENCVIAEKHAKNFLNLQGLDLVKKVSTKSIYNWNTGSFIFKKNKFFSLKKKHSLFHVVVYDFGVKRNILRMLVDRGCHLTIVPATTDSKTVLNLSPDGIFLSNGPGDPRPCHYAIKAIQDFLATSIPIFGICLGHQLLALASGANIIKMKFGHHGANHPVKEIKTNKVIITSQNHGFTVSKKNIPNNIEMTHSSLFDGTLQGLSLINKSAFSFQGHPEASPGPHDASSLFDHFIELIVHKRDKTQ comes from the coding sequence TTGAGCCAATCAGCAGTACTTGTATTAGAAGATGGAACTAGATTTCACGGACGAGCTATTGGAGCTAAGGGAATGACGGTAGGTGAAGTTGTTTTTAATACATCGATAACTGGTTATCAAGAAATAATTACTGATCCTTCTTATTCTCATCAAATAGTAACACTAACTTATCCCCATATCGGCAACGTTGGAACAAATTCTAATGATGAAGAATCATCCAAAATTCACGTCAAAGGACTTATTATTCGTGACTTATCACCTATTGCAAGTAATTATCGAAATAAAAAAAGTTTTTCTTTGTATTTAAAAGATAATAATATTGTTGCAATATCTGATATTGATACAAGAAAACTAACTCGAATTTTACGTAGTAAAGGTTCTCAAAATGGATGTATTATAGAAGATTCAAAAGAAAACTGCGTCATAGCAGAAAAACATGCTAAAAATTTTTTAAATTTACAAGGTTTAGATTTAGTAAAAAAAGTTTCTACTAAATCTATTTATAATTGGAATACAGGAAGCTTTATTTTTAAGAAAAATAAATTTTTTTCTCTTAAAAAAAAACATTCTTTATTTCATGTTGTTGTTTATGATTTTGGAGTAAAAAGAAATATATTACGAATGTTAGTAGATAGGGGATGTCATCTAACTATTGTTCCTGCTACTACTGATTCAAAAACAGTATTAAATTTATCGCCAGACGGAATTTTTTTATCTAATGGACCAGGAGATCCTAGACCTTGTCATTATGCTATTAAAGCTATTCAAGATTTTCTAGCTACATCAATACCTATTTTTGGAATATGTCTAGGACACCAACTGCTTGCTTTAGCTAGCGGAGCTAATATTATAAAAATGAAATTTGGTCATCACGGAGCTAATCATCCTGTAAAAGAGATAAAAACCAACAAAGTTATTATTACATCTCAAAATCATGGTTTTACTGTAAGTAAAAAAAATATACCCAATAATATAGAAATGACACATAGTTCTCTTTTTGATGGAACATTACAAGGACTTTCTTTAATTAATAAATCAGCTTTTAGTTTTCAAGGCCATCCAGAAGCTAGTCCTGGACCACATGATGCTTCATCTTTATTTGATCATTTTATTGAATTAATCGTTCATAAACGAGATAAAACTCAGTAA
- the dnaK gene encoding molecular chaperone DnaK: protein MGKIIGIDLGTTNSCVAIMDGNKPRVLENSEGDRTTPSIIAYTQEGEVLVGQPAKRQAITNPKNTLFAIKRLIGRKFQDDEVQRDIKIMPYQIINSDNGDAWINIKKQKIAPPQISAEVLKKMKKTAEDYLGESIKEAVITVPAYFNDAQRQATKDAGRIAGLEVKRIINEPTAAALAYGLDKGQGNRTIAVYDLGGGTFDISIIEIDDVDKEKTFEVLATNGDTHLGGEDFDSRLINYLVQEFKKEQGIDLRNDPLSMQRLKEAAEKAKIELSSAQQTDVNLPYITADSNGPKHLNIKVTRAKLESLVEDLVTRSIEPLKVALKDAGLSIKDINDVILVGGQTRMPMVQTKVAEFFGKEPRKDVNPDEAVAVGAAVQGGVLSGDVKDVLLLDVTPLSLGIETMGGIMTPLITKNTTIPTKHSQVFSTAEDNQSAVTIHVLQGERKRSLDNKSLGQFNLDGIEPAPRGTAQIEVTFDIDSDGILHVSAKDKKTGKEQKITIKASSGLNEEEIKKMVSDAEANSEADKKFEELIQTRNQGDQLIHGIKKQLNENKSLIDEQTKQEIQSALDKLEEALKGENKSEIENNIQILLKTSSKLTEIIQKKSENNTKDNNKSSDKKDENVVDAEFEEIKDPKK, encoded by the coding sequence ATGGGTAAAATTATTGGTATTGACTTGGGAACAACCAACTCTTGTGTTGCTATTATGGATGGCAACAAACCTCGTGTTCTAGAAAATTCAGAAGGCGACCGTACTACTCCTTCAATAATTGCATATACTCAAGAAGGAGAAGTTTTAGTAGGACAACCAGCTAAACGTCAAGCTATTACTAATCCAAAAAACACGTTATTTGCAATAAAACGTTTAATTGGTAGAAAATTTCAAGATGATGAAGTGCAACGTGATATAAAAATAATGCCTTATCAAATTATAAATTCTGATAATGGTGATGCTTGGATTAATATAAAAAAACAAAAAATTGCACCTCCTCAGATTTCTGCAGAAGTATTAAAAAAAATGAAAAAAACTGCTGAAGACTATTTAGGAGAATCAATAAAAGAAGCTGTTATAACAGTTCCTGCATATTTTAATGATGCCCAACGTCAAGCTACAAAAGATGCAGGAAGAATTGCTGGATTAGAAGTAAAAAGAATTATTAATGAACCAACAGCTGCAGCACTTGCCTATGGTCTAGATAAAGGACAAGGAAATAGAACAATAGCTGTTTACGATTTAGGCGGTGGAACTTTTGATATTTCTATAATTGAAATTGATGATGTTGATAAAGAAAAAACATTTGAAGTACTAGCAACAAATGGAGATACACACCTTGGAGGAGAAGATTTTGATAGTAGATTAATTAACTATCTAGTCCAAGAATTTAAAAAAGAACAAGGAATTGATTTAAGAAATGATCCATTATCTATGCAAAGATTAAAAGAAGCAGCAGAAAAAGCAAAAATAGAACTATCATCTGCACAGCAAACAGACGTAAATTTACCATATATAACAGCTGATTCTAATGGTCCTAAACATTTAAATATTAAGGTTACTAGAGCTAAATTAGAATCTTTAGTAGAAGATTTAGTAACACGTTCCATTGAACCACTAAAAGTTGCATTAAAAGACGCTGGATTATCAATAAAAGATATTAACGATGTTATATTAGTAGGCGGTCAAACAAGAATGCCTATGGTTCAAACCAAAGTTGCAGAATTTTTTGGTAAAGAACCTAGAAAAGATGTAAATCCAGATGAAGCTGTAGCTGTCGGTGCTGCAGTACAAGGAGGCGTGCTATCTGGAGATGTTAAAGATGTTTTATTGCTTGATGTAACTCCTTTATCATTAGGAATTGAAACTATGGGTGGAATAATGACTCCGCTCATAACTAAAAATACTACTATTCCAACTAAACATAGTCAAGTATTTTCAACAGCAGAAGACAATCAATCGGCAGTAACTATACATGTATTACAAGGTGAACGTAAAAGATCATTAGATAATAAATCTTTAGGTCAGTTTAATTTAGATGGAATTGAGCCAGCTCCTAGAGGAACTGCTCAAATTGAAGTAACATTCGATATTGATTCTGATGGTATACTACATGTATCAGCAAAAGATAAGAAAACAGGAAAAGAACAAAAAATTACTATCAAAGCTTCTTCTGGACTCAATGAGGAAGAAATTAAAAAAATGGTTAGTGATGCAGAAGCAAATTCTGAAGCTGATAAAAAATTTGAAGAATTAATTCAAACTAGAAATCAAGGGGATCAATTAATTCATGGCATTAAAAAACAATTAAATGAAAATAAAAGTTTAATTGATGAACAAACTAAACAAGAAATTCAATCAGCTTTAGATAAATTAGAAGAAGCATTAAAAGGAGAAAATAAATCCGAAATTGAAAATAATATACAAATTCTTTTAAAAACATCATCTAAGCTAACAGAAATTATTCAAAAAAAATCAGAAAATAATACAAAAGATAATAATAAATCATCTGATAAAAAAGATGAAAATGTTGTAGACGCAGAATTTGAAGAAATTAAAGATCCTAAAAAATAA
- the lspA gene encoding signal peptidase II — MKNQYFKKYNKWFNIIIIIPILIIDFFSKYWIIKHIKISETIEILPIVSIVQVHNDGAAFSFLSNQSGWQRWFLSTVSISTVLVIIRIIIKSQKNEIKKITAYCLIMAGAIGNLIDRILYGFVIDFIDMHLDTWHFATFNIADCSIFFGIIILAQTNR, encoded by the coding sequence ATGAAAAATCAATATTTTAAAAAATACAACAAATGGTTTAATATTATCATAATAATTCCAATTCTTATCATCGATTTTTTCAGTAAATATTGGATTATAAAACACATAAAAATAAGTGAAACTATAGAAATATTACCAATAGTAAGCATTGTGCAAGTACATAATGATGGCGCAGCATTTAGTTTCTTGTCTAATCAATCAGGATGGCAAAGATGGTTTTTATCAACTGTTAGCATTTCTACTGTATTAGTAATAATCAGAATAATTATAAAATCTCAAAAAAATGAAATAAAAAAAATAACTGCTTATTGTTTAATAATGGCAGGGGCAATTGGAAATTTAATTGATCGAATTCTTTATGGATTTGTAATAGATTTTATTGATATGCATCTTGATACTTGGCATTTTGCTACTTTTAATATAGCTGATTGTAGTATTTTTTTTGGAATTATTATTCTTGCACAAACAAATCGTTAA
- the ileS gene encoding isoleucine--tRNA ligase, which produces MNDYKKSLNLPKTKFSMKGNLSKKEPLILKDWYENNLYKLIRKTKSEKKIFFLHDGPPYANGNIHIGHAVNKILKDIIIKSKNLSGFDAPYIPSWDCHGLPIEQKIEEKLKINDKKISTIEFQTKCRQYAKEQVEKQKKDFIRLGVIGDWKNSHLTMNFKNEANIIRTLSKIIKKKYLYKDFKPVYWCLKCSSSLSEAEIEYSSKTSDSIIVGFKCLDVNLIEKLFNYKILNKKEVYLPIWTTTPWTLPSSQAISIHPEFKYELIETPKYNLIIAEKLVKNILYILKIKKWTSINYIKGKYLEYTKFLHPFLKNVNLPVILGKHVTLESGTGAVHTAPDHGLDDYIVCKQYNIKINNLVNSQGNYENYVHPQLNGLNVLKSNSIIIKLLIKNNVLFHHDSLLHSYPHCWRHKSPIIFRATPQWFINIDREQLRDKLLKEIKKVSWIPEWGELRIKEMIKKRPDWCISRQRQWGVPMSIFINKKTGNIHPKTFFLMEKIAKKVEIEGIQAWWNIDLKEILDQEYALYNKSLDILDVWFESGNTHTSIEYKNKKYTKNSADMYLEGSDQHRGWFMSSLIISTLITKKAPYSKVLTHGFVVDAQGQKMSKSIGNTISPNNIINTLGADVLRLWVASSNYSSDICISNEILKNSSDIYRRIRNTARFILANINDFNPKENIISKNNMIFLDKWAIGQTKIVQEEIIESYKNYNFHAVVQRIMYFCSIEMGSFYLDIIKDRQYTLKKNSKERRSCQTAMYYIINALVRWIAPILSFTAHEIWKYLPNNKYQYVFMEEWFDKLFNLNQDDLLNNQFWNEIIKIKNEINKFIEEEITKKNITNSLECCITLYVSLSLFKKLKILEKEIKFIFLTSDVKIKIYDIAPKNTKKSKKIPNLKVSLNKIEGKKCLRCWHYFIPDNNHVHDDNICNRCILNTIGNGEKRIFI; this is translated from the coding sequence ATGAATGATTATAAAAAAAGTTTAAATTTACCTAAAACAAAATTTTCCATGAAAGGAAATTTATCAAAAAAAGAACCTCTAATATTAAAAGATTGGTACGAAAATAATTTATATAAATTAATTAGAAAAACAAAATCAGAAAAAAAAATATTTTTTCTGCATGATGGTCCGCCATACGCTAATGGAAATATTCATATCGGACATGCAGTAAATAAAATTTTAAAAGATATCATTATAAAATCTAAAAACTTATCAGGTTTCGATGCACCTTATATTCCATCTTGGGACTGCCATGGATTGCCAATTGAACAAAAAATTGAAGAAAAACTAAAAATTAATGATAAAAAAATATCTACTATAGAATTTCAAACAAAATGTAGACAATATGCAAAAGAACAAGTTGAAAAACAAAAAAAAGATTTTATTAGATTAGGAGTCATAGGTGATTGGAAAAATTCTCATCTAACGATGAATTTTAAAAATGAAGCAAATATTATTAGAACATTATCAAAAATTATTAAAAAAAAATACTTATATAAAGATTTTAAGCCTGTATACTGGTGTCTTAAATGTTCTTCATCATTGTCTGAAGCAGAAATTGAATATTCTTCTAAAACTTCAGATTCAATTATTGTAGGTTTTAAATGTCTAGATGTAAATCTTATAGAAAAATTATTTAATTATAAAATATTAAATAAAAAAGAAGTTTATCTTCCTATTTGGACTACTACACCTTGGACTCTTCCATCTAGTCAAGCTATTTCAATACATCCAGAATTTAAATATGAATTAATAGAAACTCCAAAATATAATTTAATTATAGCAGAAAAATTAGTCAAAAATATATTATATATACTAAAAATTAAAAAATGGACATCAATAAATTATATCAAAGGTAAATATTTAGAATATACAAAATTTTTACATCCATTTTTAAAAAATGTTAATTTACCTGTAATATTAGGAAAACATGTAACTTTAGAATCAGGTACTGGAGCTGTTCATACCGCACCAGATCATGGTTTAGATGATTATATTGTTTGTAAACAATATAATATTAAAATTAATAATTTAGTAAATTCTCAAGGAAATTATGAAAATTATGTACATCCACAATTAAATGGATTAAACGTTTTAAAATCTAACTCAATTATTATAAAATTATTAATTAAAAATAATGTATTGTTTCATCATGATTCTTTGCTACATAGTTATCCACATTGTTGGAGACACAAAAGTCCAATTATATTTAGAGCAACTCCACAATGGTTCATTAATATAGATCGAGAACAATTACGTGATAAATTATTAAAAGAAATAAAAAAAGTATCTTGGATCCCTGAATGGGGAGAATTAAGAATTAAAGAAATGATTAAAAAAAGACCTGATTGGTGCATCTCAAGACAAAGACAATGGGGTGTTCCAATGTCAATTTTTATAAACAAAAAAACAGGTAATATACATCCTAAAACATTTTTTTTAATGGAAAAAATAGCAAAAAAAGTAGAAATAGAAGGAATACAAGCATGGTGGAATATAGATTTAAAAGAAATATTAGATCAAGAATATGCACTATATAATAAATCTTTAGATATATTAGATGTATGGTTTGAATCAGGCAATACACATACATCAATAGAATATAAAAATAAAAAATATACTAAAAATAGTGCAGATATGTATTTAGAAGGATCCGATCAACATAGAGGTTGGTTTATGTCTTCACTTATTATATCAACATTAATAACTAAAAAAGCACCATATTCTAAAGTATTAACTCACGGATTTGTAGTAGATGCACAAGGACAAAAAATGTCTAAATCTATAGGAAATACTATTAGTCCTAACAATATAATAAATACATTAGGAGCTGATGTTTTAAGATTATGGGTTGCATCTTCTAATTATTCTAGTGATATTTGTATCTCTAATGAAATCTTAAAAAATTCATCAGATATATATAGAAGAATTAGAAATACAGCACGTTTTATATTAGCCAATATAAACGATTTTAATCCAAAAGAAAATATTATATCTAAAAATAATATGATTTTTTTAGATAAATGGGCTATAGGACAAACAAAAATAGTTCAAGAAGAAATTATAGAATCTTATAAGAATTATAATTTTCATGCAGTAGTACAACGTATAATGTATTTTTGTTCTATAGAAATGGGCTCTTTCTATCTCGATATTATAAAAGATAGACAATATACTTTAAAGAAAAATAGTAAAGAAAGACGTAGTTGTCAAACAGCAATGTACTATATTATTAATGCACTTGTACGATGGATAGCACCAATATTATCTTTTACTGCTCATGAAATATGGAAATATTTACCAAATAATAAATATCAATATGTATTTATGGAAGAGTGGTTTGATAAATTATTTAACTTAAATCAAGATGATTTGCTGAATAATCAATTTTGGAATGAAATAATTAAAATCAAAAATGAAATTAATAAATTTATAGAAGAAGAAATCACAAAAAAAAATATTACTAATTCACTAGAATGTTGTATAACTCTATATGTTTCTCTTTCATTATTTAAAAAATTAAAGATTTTAGAAAAAGAAATAAAATTCATATTTTTAACATCTGATGTTAAAATAAAAATATATGATATAGCTCCTAAAAATACGAAAAAAAGCAAAAAAATTCCTAATTTAAAAGTTTCTTTAAACAAAATTGAAGGTAAGAAATGTCTTAGATGTTGGCATTATTTCATTCCTGATAACAATCATGTACACGATGATAATATTTGTAATCGTTGTATTTTAAACACAATAGGAAATGGTGAAAAACGTATATTCATATAA
- the ispH gene encoding 4-hydroxy-3-methylbut-2-enyl diphosphate reductase, with protein sequence MNIILSNPRGFCAGVKRAVLIVENALKIYKKTIYVKHELVHNQYITNQLLKKGVIFVEKISQIPANSIVVFSAHGVSKKVTEEAIKKKLTILNATCPLVKKVHIEVSKSSKKGIETIIIGHKGHAEIQGTIGQYDNKKGKIYLIESIKDVKNLSVKNDKKLNFVTQTTLSINNTKNIISALKNKFPKISGPAKEDICYATTNRQIAVQKLSKITDIILVVGSKNSSNSNRLAELGQEMGTFTKLINSVADIKIKWLKNVNSIGITAGASAPEILVTEVIEYLQNLGANKPIEMLGVQEKITFKVPKNLSNKKC encoded by the coding sequence ATGAATATTATATTAAGTAATCCAAGAGGTTTTTGCGCTGGTGTTAAAAGAGCAGTTTTAATAGTAGAAAATGCATTAAAAATATATAAAAAAACAATATATGTAAAACACGAATTAGTACATAATCAATATATAACAAATCAATTACTTAAAAAAGGAGTGATCTTTGTTGAAAAAATTTCACAAATTCCTGCTAATTCAATAGTAGTTTTTTCAGCACATGGAGTTTCTAAAAAAGTTACTGAAGAAGCAATAAAAAAAAAATTAACTATATTAAATGCTACCTGTCCATTAGTAAAAAAAGTACATATAGAAGTATCAAAATCTAGTAAAAAAGGAATAGAAACAATTATTATTGGTCATAAAGGACATGCTGAAATTCAAGGAACAATCGGACAATATGATAATAAAAAAGGTAAAATATACCTTATAGAATCAATAAAAGATGTTAAAAATTTATCTGTTAAAAATGATAAAAAATTAAATTTTGTTACACAAACTACTTTATCTATTAATAATACAAAAAACATTATTTCTGCTTTAAAAAATAAATTCCCAAAAATTTCTGGTCCTGCTAAAGAAGATATATGCTATGCAACAACTAATCGTCAAATAGCAGTTCAGAAATTATCTAAAATAACTGATATAATATTGGTAGTAGGTTCAAAAAACTCTTCCAATTCCAATCGATTAGCAGAATTAGGACAAGAAATGGGAACATTTACTAAACTTATCAACTCTGTTGCTGATATAAAAATAAAATGGTTAAAAAACGTTAATTCTATTGGTATTACAGCTGGAGCTTCTGCACCAGAAATATTAGTTACAGAAGTCATTGAATATTTACAAAATTTAGGAGCTAATAAACCTATAGAAATGTTGGGTGTTCAAGAAAAAATAACTTTTAAAGTTCCAAAAAATTTATCTAATAAAAAATGTTAA
- the dnaJ gene encoding molecular chaperone DnaJ has protein sequence MAKKDYYHILGIPKSAEEREIKKAYKKLAMKYHPDRNQGDKTAEGKFKEIKEAYEILINEDKRNAYDQYGHAAFENGHSSNNTYSTFTSSADFGDIFGDVFGDIFGGNRTQRAKKGADLCYNIEILLEEAVKGVTKEIRVPTLQKCKKCYGSGTKTGTKPRSCSTCHGKGQIHMRKGFFTVQQSCPTCNGRGTVIKDPCQLCRGQGRIETYKTLSIKIPPGVDTNDRIRLNNEGEPGLNGAQSGDLYVQITVKKHPIFEREENNLYCEVPINFTMAALGGEIEVPTLDGRVKLKIPYETQSGKLFRIRGRGVKSVQNRYQGDLLCRVVVETPVNLNEQQKNLLHELGNSFNGFKGEKNSPRSKRFFDGVKRFFDDLTG, from the coding sequence ATGGCTAAAAAAGATTACTATCATATTTTGGGAATTCCAAAATCAGCAGAAGAAAGAGAAATTAAAAAAGCATATAAAAAATTAGCAATGAAATATCACCCAGATAGAAATCAAGGAGATAAAACTGCAGAAGGAAAATTTAAAGAGATAAAAGAAGCTTATGAAATTTTAATTAATGAAGACAAAAGAAATGCATATGACCAATATGGTCATGCAGCTTTTGAAAATGGTCATTCTAGTAATAATACATATAGCACTTTTACAAGTTCTGCAGATTTTGGTGATATTTTTGGAGATGTTTTTGGTGATATTTTTGGTGGCAATAGAACACAACGAGCCAAAAAAGGCGCTGATTTATGTTACAATATAGAAATATTATTAGAAGAAGCAGTAAAAGGAGTAACAAAAGAAATTAGAGTTCCAACTCTTCAAAAATGTAAAAAATGCTATGGAAGTGGTACAAAGACAGGAACTAAACCTAGATCATGTTCTACATGTCATGGTAAAGGTCAAATACATATGAGAAAAGGATTTTTTACTGTACAACAATCTTGTCCTACATGCAATGGTAGAGGTACAGTAATAAAAGATCCATGTCAGTTATGTCGTGGACAAGGAAGAATTGAAACATATAAAACATTATCAATCAAAATTCCACCAGGTGTTGATACTAATGATCGTATTCGATTGAATAATGAAGGAGAACCTGGTTTAAATGGAGCTCAATCTGGTGATCTTTATGTTCAAATTACCGTTAAAAAACATCCTATTTTTGAACGTGAAGAAAATAATTTATATTGTGAAGTACCAATAAATTTTACCATGGCTGCATTAGGAGGAGAAATAGAAGTACCTACTCTAGATGGTAGAGTAAAATTAAAAATACCTTATGAAACGCAATCAGGAAAACTATTTCGTATTCGCGGTAGAGGAGTAAAATCAGTTCAAAACAGATATCAAGGAGATTTATTATGCCGAGTAGTAGTAGAAACACCGGTTAATCTTAATGAACAACAAAAAAATCTTCTTCATGAATTAGGAAATAGTTTCAATGGGTTTAAAGGTGAAAAAAATAGTCCTCGTTCAAAACGATTTTTTGATGGAGTAAAAAGATTCTTTGATGATTTGACAGGATAA
- the ribF gene encoding bifunctional riboflavin kinase/FAD synthetase, with translation MKLIRGIHNLKEINSNSVVTIGNFDGIHLGHQKLFFNTKKIGQKYDLKTIIILFEPQPLEFLKKHDAPVRITQFREKIKRIISYNFDKILCIKFNKYFSSLSPEDFIINILINKLHMKFIVVGNDFKFGFQRNGNIAILKKLGEKYQFKIIKIKPLYKNNIKVSSTNIRKALSENNIKLASLFLGRLFSIYGKVIHGNAIGRTIGYPTANILLNKNFLLNKGVYAVKISFFLNSNKKYIGISNIGIKPSFLKSNENIYLEVHLFNININLYRKDIEVFIYKKIRNEKTFNSKEELQNQIFKDVEIVKKYFNNNRY, from the coding sequence ATGAAACTTATAAGAGGAATTCATAATCTTAAAGAAATAAATTCTAATTCAGTAGTGACTATAGGAAATTTTGATGGAATACATTTAGGTCACCAAAAATTATTTTTTAATACAAAAAAGATAGGACAAAAATATGATTTAAAAACTATAATTATTTTATTTGAACCTCAACCTTTAGAATTTTTAAAAAAACATGATGCTCCAGTTCGTATTACACAATTTCGTGAAAAAATAAAAAGAATTATATCATATAATTTTGATAAAATTTTATGCATTAAATTTAATAAATACTTTTCATCTTTGAGTCCAGAAGATTTTATCATAAATATATTAATAAATAAACTGCATATGAAGTTTATAGTAGTAGGAAATGACTTTAAATTTGGTTTTCAAAGAAACGGCAATATTGCTATCTTAAAAAAATTAGGAGAAAAATATCAATTTAAGATTATAAAAATTAAACCTTTATATAAGAACAATATAAAAGTTAGTAGTACTAATATAAGAAAAGCTCTTTCTGAAAATAATATAAAACTTGCTTCTCTTTTTCTTGGTCGTTTATTTAGTATTTATGGTAAAGTAATTCATGGAAATGCAATAGGAAGAACAATAGGTTATCCTACAGCTAATATATTGTTAAATAAAAATTTCTTATTAAATAAAGGAGTATATGCAGTAAAGATATCTTTTTTCTTAAATTCAAATAAAAAATATATAGGAATATCAAATATTGGTATCAAACCTAGTTTTTTAAAATCAAACGAAAATATATATCTTGAAGTTCATTTATTTAATATAAATATCAATTTATATAGAAAAGATATAGAAGTTTTTATATACAAAAAAATACGCAATGAAAAAACATTTAATTCAAAAGAAGAACTGCAAAATCAAATTTTTAAAGATGTTGAGATAGTTAAAAAATATTTTAATAATAATAGATATTAG
- the dapB gene encoding 4-hydroxy-tetrahydrodipicolinate reductase, translating into MNKKVRIAITGPMGRMGQILIKEIQKNEHVSLSAALVQDKHELINKDIGEILGIGKIGVLISNQSNIKQNDFDILIDFTKPSSTLKYLEYCNKFNKNIVIGTTGFSKREINIIESCSKNIGIVISSNFSIGINLLLQLVKKTTEIIGNNSDINIIEYHHRNKIDAPSGTALEIGKVISKVMNWDLNTNSIYYQKGITGIRETNKIGFSIIRAGDIVGKHTVMFSSFGEEIKITHTASNRISFAQGAIQSALWIYRQNKGLFNMKDVLSF; encoded by the coding sequence ATGAATAAAAAAGTTCGAATTGCAATTACCGGTCCCATGGGTCGTATGGGGCAAATACTTATCAAAGAAATACAAAAAAATGAACATGTATCTTTATCTGCTGCATTAGTTCAAGATAAGCACGAACTCATTAATAAAGACATTGGAGAAATTCTTGGAATAGGGAAAATAGGTGTTCTTATAAGTAATCAATCAAATATAAAACAGAACGATTTTGACATTTTAATTGATTTTACTAAACCAAGCAGTACATTGAAATATTTAGAATATTGTAATAAATTTAATAAAAATATTGTTATTGGTACTACTGGATTTTCAAAACGAGAAATTAATATTATAGAATCATGTTCTAAAAACATCGGAATAGTTATTTCATCTAATTTTAGCATAGGAATTAATTTGCTTTTGCAATTAGTTAAAAAAACCACTGAAATAATAGGAAATAATTCTGATATCAATATCATTGAGTATCATCATCGTAATAAAATAGATGCACCTTCAGGAACGGCTTTAGAAATAGGAAAAGTTATATCAAAAGTAATGAACTGGGATTTAAATACAAATTCTATATATTATCAAAAAGGAATTACCGGAATTAGAGAAACAAATAAAATTGGTTTTTCTATTATACGAGCAGGTGATATTGTTGGAAAACATACTGTTATGTTTTCTAGTTTTGGAGAAGAAATCAAAATTACTCATACTGCATCTAATAGAATATCATTTGCTCAAGGTGCTATACAATCTGCTTTATGGATTTATAGACAAAATAAAGGTTTATTTAACATGAAAGATGTACTATCATTTTAA